The Candidatus Goldiibacteriota bacterium genome includes the window CATTAAAATTTTTCCGCTCATTTTTCATCCTCCAGAAACACTTCAATGGCGGCGTCCGGACATACTATGGCGCACAGCATGCACCCCGTACACTTGCCGCAGTCATCAAATTCCACTACGGTATAACCAAGCTTATTAATTATTTTACCCGGTTTTAAAACACCTTTCTTGCACTCCGCGATACAAAGATTGCATCCTTTGCACCGCTGTGTACTGACTTTTACCTTCCCCTTTTTCATAGACTTACGCCTTCCTCCTGAACCTATAGCGGTTCAAAAACGGGCCTCCCGCGGTATATCCCGCGCAGATTTATCCCGGCGCCCTAAAAGGGCGATTGCCGGAAATGGCTCCAACCCCTATCCTGGTGCGCGCGTTAACGCGTGATTACCATTAAGGGGCAATGACAGAATTATATTATAAAAATACCAATTTTTAAAGGGAAATCTGTAACGGCGGAGGCTTGGAGGCTTGGATTTGGTTGGAGCGAGCATACGCAGCGGAAATCCCGGCGATGAAGCGAATATATGAGCGTAAGAAGCAGGGATAGGCGCGTCCTTTTAGGGTACGGCAGTTGATTTTATCTTTACCGAACTTCTGTTTTCCCTCCGTCCCTCTGTCCCTCATGCCTTTGAATTGCCTTAGTAGGCGCGGTTCTTCAGCCCGCGGTATAACCACATTATGTGACCAACTTATTTCTGCAACCAGCGGTTGCAGATTTGTGTCCTTATAACAGAATCTGACACCATTTTCTTGTTACTCAAGGCTATTTCTTGCACCATTGGCGCAAGTTCTTCCCCCGACATGCCCAGGGCGGGCAGCCGTACCTGCAACAACATATTATATCAAGCCCGTATTGCGTTATCTCTTAATTTTATAAAAATCAAAGCTGAGGCAATACCTGACAACGAAACTATATCAAATTACCAAATTCTTTTACCATTGGAAGATACTTTAGTAATACCATGTTTAGTGTAAATGATATATGCG containing:
- a CDS encoding 4Fe-4S binding protein, encoding MKKGKVKVSTQRCKGCNLCIAECKKGVLKPGKIINKLGYTVVEFDDCGKCTGCMLCAIVCPDAAIEVFLEDEK